One segment of Phragmites australis chromosome 13, lpPhrAust1.1, whole genome shotgun sequence DNA contains the following:
- the LOC133889020 gene encoding aspartic proteinase 36-like isoform X3, protein MAHAALLLAAALLAAAAASAPNAAATGVFQVRRKFPAGGGAGGGGNISALRAHDSNRHGRLLAAVDLPLGGLGLPTDTGLYYTEIRIGTPPKRYYVQVDTGSDILWVNCISCDRCPRKSGLGIDLTLYDPNGSSSGSTVSCDQGFCAATYGGMLPGCTMNVPCEYSVMYGDGSSTTGFFVTDSLEYDQVSGNGQTRPANASVTFGCGAQQGGDLGSSNQALDGILGFGQSNTSMLSQLASAGKVKKVFAHCLDTIKGGGIFAIGTVVQPKVKTTPLIPNMPHYNVNLKSIDVGGTTLQLPAHVFETGEKKGTIIDSGTTLTYLPELVFKSIMLAVFNKHQDITFHNVQDFLCFQYSGSVDDAFATITFHFEDDLPLHVYPHEYFFQNGIM, encoded by the exons ATGGCCCACGccgcgctcctcctcgccgcggcgctgctcgccgccgcggcggcttCCGCCCCCAATGCCGCGGCCACCGGCGTCTTCCAGGTGCGCCGCAAGTTCCCCGCCGGGGGAGGGGCTGGAGGCGGTGGTAACATAAGCGCCCTCCGCGCCCACGACAGCaaccgccacggccgcctcctcgCGGCCGTCGACCTCCCGCTCGGCGGCCTCGGCCTCCCCACCGACACCGG GCTGTACTACACGGAGATCAGGATCGGGACGCCGCCCAAGCGCTACTACGTGCAGGTGGACACCGGCAGCGACATCCTCTGGGTCAATTGCATCTCCTGCGATCGATGCCCCCGCAAGAGTGGCCTTGGG ATAGACCTGACGCTGTACGACCCCAATGGGTCGTCGAGCGGGAGCACGGTGTCGTGCGACCAGGGATTCTGCGCGGCCACCTACGGGGGCATGCTGCCAGGGTGCACCATGAACGTGCCGTGCGAGTACAGCGTCATGTATGGTGACGGTAGCTCGACGACGGGGTTCTTCGTCACCGACTCTCTGGAGTATGATCAGGTGTCCGGGAATGGGCAGACGCGGCCTGCCAATGCCAGCGTCACTTTCGG GTGTGGTGCTCAGCAGGGTGGAGATTTGGGCAGTTCAAATCAAGCCCTTGATGGGATTCTTGGTTTTGGCCAGTCAAATACATCAATGCTATCACAGCTAGCTTCTGCTGGTAAAGTGAAGAAGGTATTTGCTCATTGCTTGGATACCATAAAAGGCGGTGGAATTTTTGCTATTGGAACTGTGGTGCAGCCAAAAGTAAAAACGACACCATTGATACCCAACAT GCCGCACTACAATGTGAACCTCAAGTCAATTGATGTTGGTGGTACTACACTACAGCTCCCAGCTCATGTTTTTGAAACAGGTGAAAAAAAAGGTACCATCATCGACAGTGGTACAACCTTGACATACCTTCCTGAACTGGTTTTCAAGTCAATAATGCTTGCG GTATTTAACAAGCATCAAGATATAACCTTCCATAATGTCCAAGATTTTCTGTGTTTCCAATATTCTGGAAG TGTAGATGATGCATTCGCAACTATCACCTTCCATTTTGAGGATGATCTTCCACTGCATGTGTATCCACATGAGTACTTTTTCCAAAATGGG ATTATGTAG
- the LOC133889020 gene encoding aspartic proteinase 36-like isoform X1 has product MAHAALLLAAALLAAAAASAPNAAATGVFQVRRKFPAGGGAGGGGNISALRAHDSNRHGRLLAAVDLPLGGLGLPTDTGLYYTEIRIGTPPKRYYVQVDTGSDILWVNCISCDRCPRKSGLGIDLTLYDPNGSSSGSTVSCDQGFCAATYGGMLPGCTMNVPCEYSVMYGDGSSTTGFFVTDSLEYDQVSGNGQTRPANASVTFGCGAQQGGDLGSSNQALDGILGFGQSNTSMLSQLASAGKVKKVFAHCLDTIKGGGIFAIGTVVQPKVKTTPLIPNMPHYNVNLKSIDVGGTTLQLPAHVFETGEKKGTIIDSGTTLTYLPELVFKSIMLAVFNKHQDITFHNVQDFLCFQYSGSVDDAFATITFHFEDDLPLHVYPHEYFFQNGNDLYCMGFQNGGLQSKDGKDMVLLGDLVLSNKLVVYDLENQVVGWTDYNCSSSIKIKDDKTGVTYTVDSHDISSGWRFHWHNSLILLLVTVVCSYLIC; this is encoded by the exons ATGGCCCACGccgcgctcctcctcgccgcggcgctgctcgccgccgcggcggcttCCGCCCCCAATGCCGCGGCCACCGGCGTCTTCCAGGTGCGCCGCAAGTTCCCCGCCGGGGGAGGGGCTGGAGGCGGTGGTAACATAAGCGCCCTCCGCGCCCACGACAGCaaccgccacggccgcctcctcgCGGCCGTCGACCTCCCGCTCGGCGGCCTCGGCCTCCCCACCGACACCGG GCTGTACTACACGGAGATCAGGATCGGGACGCCGCCCAAGCGCTACTACGTGCAGGTGGACACCGGCAGCGACATCCTCTGGGTCAATTGCATCTCCTGCGATCGATGCCCCCGCAAGAGTGGCCTTGGG ATAGACCTGACGCTGTACGACCCCAATGGGTCGTCGAGCGGGAGCACGGTGTCGTGCGACCAGGGATTCTGCGCGGCCACCTACGGGGGCATGCTGCCAGGGTGCACCATGAACGTGCCGTGCGAGTACAGCGTCATGTATGGTGACGGTAGCTCGACGACGGGGTTCTTCGTCACCGACTCTCTGGAGTATGATCAGGTGTCCGGGAATGGGCAGACGCGGCCTGCCAATGCCAGCGTCACTTTCGG GTGTGGTGCTCAGCAGGGTGGAGATTTGGGCAGTTCAAATCAAGCCCTTGATGGGATTCTTGGTTTTGGCCAGTCAAATACATCAATGCTATCACAGCTAGCTTCTGCTGGTAAAGTGAAGAAGGTATTTGCTCATTGCTTGGATACCATAAAAGGCGGTGGAATTTTTGCTATTGGAACTGTGGTGCAGCCAAAAGTAAAAACGACACCATTGATACCCAACAT GCCGCACTACAATGTGAACCTCAAGTCAATTGATGTTGGTGGTACTACACTACAGCTCCCAGCTCATGTTTTTGAAACAGGTGAAAAAAAAGGTACCATCATCGACAGTGGTACAACCTTGACATACCTTCCTGAACTGGTTTTCAAGTCAATAATGCTTGCG GTATTTAACAAGCATCAAGATATAACCTTCCATAATGTCCAAGATTTTCTGTGTTTCCAATATTCTGGAAG TGTAGATGATGCATTCGCAACTATCACCTTCCATTTTGAGGATGATCTTCCACTGCATGTGTATCCACATGAGTACTTTTTCCAAAATGGG AATGACTTATACTGCATGGGATTCCAAAATGGTGGATTACAATCAAAGGATGGAAAGGACATGGTGCTTTTGGGAG ATCTTGTCCTTTCAAACAAGTTAGTTGTCTATGACTTGGAAAATCAAGTCGTTGGGTGGACTGACTACAACT GTTCCTCTAGCATTAAAATTAAGGATGACAAGACGGGCGTTACATATACTGTCGATTCACACGACATCTCCTCCGGATGGAGATTCCATTGGCACAACTCCCTGATTCTGTTGTTGGTAACAGTGGTGTGCAGCTATTTAATATGCTAA
- the LOC133888450 gene encoding probable protein phosphatase 2C 38 → MVAVAAGRRPGAGAAAGRRRAGCGGQPGQQQQAQQQRLLAVAVAASFAEARRASAEAAVTPSGGGGCCVEFLKCLLGALGVSAGAVSSAPAEYMWAVRSIRRRRCGGSASPRGASSEGRRAEPPWRIAGNGASAAASLYTMQGKKGVNQDAMVVWENFSSKDDTIFCGVFDGHGPNGHLVAKRVRDLLPVKLSANLGRHDLQETSTSTVTSGTARGGTTKHGDEDADASTENKENSECPEFFTALRASFLRAFYVMDRDLKLHRNIDCAFSGTTAVTVIKQGQNLIIGNLGDSRAVLGTRHEDNQLVALQLTVDLKPSIPSEAERIRQRRGRIFSLPDEPNVARVWLPTFNSPGLAMARSFGDFCLKNYGIISMPDVSYHRISEKDEFIVLATDGVWDVLSNAEVVSIISKAPSQTSAARFLVESAQRAWRTRYPTSKIDDCAAVCLFLNTDATNTTSSSGSKAFANDIEASSIKHSLTVKSNTGVPANLVTPLVTDDEWSVLDGGSRTVTISTLPKPTSVAR, encoded by the exons ATGGTGGCGGTCGCGGCGGGGAGGCGGCCCGGAGCCGGGGCCGCTGCCGGCCGCCGGCGCGCGGGCTGCGGCGGGCAGCcggggcagcagcagcaggcgcaGCAGCAGCGGCTGCTGGCGGTTGCCGTCGCCGCAAGCTTCGCTGAGGCGAGGCGGGCGTCCGCGGAGGCGGCCGTGACcccctccggcggcggcggatgctGCGTCGAGTTCCTCAAGTGCCTGCTCGGGGCGCTGGGCGTGAGTGCGGGCGCCGTGAGCTCGGCCCCCGCGGAGTACATGTGGGCCGTGCGCTCgatccggcgccggcgctgcgGCGGTTCAGCCTCGCCGCGCGGCGCGTCTTCTGAGGGCCGCCGCGCCGAGCCCCCGTGGCGCATCGCGGGCAacggcgcctccgccgccgcatcGCTCTACACCATGCAGGGCAAGAAGGGCGTCAACCAGGACGCCATGGTTGTCTGGGAG AATTTCAGTTCAAAAGATGATACCATTTTTTGTGGTGTTTTTGATGGCCATGGACCAAATGGGCATTTGGTTGCCAAGAGGGTCAGAGATCTTCTGCCTGTAAAGTTGAGTGCAAATTTAGGAAGGCATGATCTCCAAGAGACTTCCACTAGCACTGTCACGAGTGGGACAGCTAGAGGAGGCACAACCAAACATGGGGATGAAGATGCTGATGCTTCCACTGAAAACAAGGAGAATAGCGAGTGCCCAGAATTTTTCACAGCATTGAGAGCTTCATTCCTCAGGGCATTTTATGTAATGGATAGGGATCTGAAGTTGCACAGAAATATTGATTGCGCGTTCAGTGGAACAACGGCGGTCACAGTAATCAAGCAG GGACAAAATCTTATAATTGGCAACTTGGGGGATTCTAGAGCTGTCTTGGGCACTAGACATGAAGATAATCAGCTAGTTGCTCTTCAATTGACTGTGGACCTCAAACCTAGCATCCCAA GTGAAGCAGAGCGAATCAGGCAACGAAGGGGCAGAATATTTTCTCTTCCAGATGAGCCAAATGTTGCTCGTGTTTGGCTTCCGACGTTCAACTCGCCGGGGTTGGCCATGGCAAGATCGTTTGGAGACTTCTGTCTAAAGAATTATGGGATAATTTCTATGCCTGATGTTTCCTACCATCGCATCTCCGAGAAGGATGAATTCATTGTGTTGGCAACCGATGGG GTGTGGGATGTACTTTCCAATGCCGAAGTCGTTAGCATTATCAGCAAAGCTCCTTCACAAACCTCAGCAGCACGTTTTCTTGTTGAATCAGCTCAGCGGGCATGGAGGACGCGGTACCCCACATCCAAAATTGACGACTGTGCTGCTGTCTGTCTCTTCCTGAACACAGACGCAACAAATACAACCTCCAGTTCTGGATCCAAAGCTTTTGCCAACGACATAGAAGCGAGCAGCATTAAGCATTCATTGACTGTTAAATCAAACACTGGGGTTCCTGCGAATCTTGTTACTCCATTGGTAACAGATGATGAGTGGTCTGTTCTTGATGGCGGCTCAAGGACTGTCACTATATCAACTTTGCCCAAGCCTACTTCAGTTGCGAGGTAG
- the LOC133889020 gene encoding aspartic proteinase 36-like isoform X2, whose protein sequence is MAHAALLLAAALLAAAAASAPNAAATGVFQVRRKFPAGGGAGGGGNISALRAHDSNRHGRLLAAVDLPLGGLGLPTDTGLYYTEIRIGTPPKRYYVQVDTGSDILWVNCISCDRCPRKSGLGIDLTLYDPNGSSSGSTVSCDQGFCAATYGGMLPGCTMNVPCEYSVMYGDGSSTTGFFVTDSLEYDQVSGNGQTRPANASVTFGCGAQQGGDLGSSNQALDGILGFGQSNTSMLSQLASAGKVKKVFAHCLDTIKGGGIFAIGTVVQPKVKTTPLIPNMPHYNVNLKSIDVGGTTLQLPAHVFETGEKKGTIIDSGTTLTYLPELVFKSIMLAVFNKHQDITFHNVQDFLCFQYSGRMTYTAWDSKMVDYNQRMERTWCFWEILSFQTS, encoded by the exons ATGGCCCACGccgcgctcctcctcgccgcggcgctgctcgccgccgcggcggcttCCGCCCCCAATGCCGCGGCCACCGGCGTCTTCCAGGTGCGCCGCAAGTTCCCCGCCGGGGGAGGGGCTGGAGGCGGTGGTAACATAAGCGCCCTCCGCGCCCACGACAGCaaccgccacggccgcctcctcgCGGCCGTCGACCTCCCGCTCGGCGGCCTCGGCCTCCCCACCGACACCGG GCTGTACTACACGGAGATCAGGATCGGGACGCCGCCCAAGCGCTACTACGTGCAGGTGGACACCGGCAGCGACATCCTCTGGGTCAATTGCATCTCCTGCGATCGATGCCCCCGCAAGAGTGGCCTTGGG ATAGACCTGACGCTGTACGACCCCAATGGGTCGTCGAGCGGGAGCACGGTGTCGTGCGACCAGGGATTCTGCGCGGCCACCTACGGGGGCATGCTGCCAGGGTGCACCATGAACGTGCCGTGCGAGTACAGCGTCATGTATGGTGACGGTAGCTCGACGACGGGGTTCTTCGTCACCGACTCTCTGGAGTATGATCAGGTGTCCGGGAATGGGCAGACGCGGCCTGCCAATGCCAGCGTCACTTTCGG GTGTGGTGCTCAGCAGGGTGGAGATTTGGGCAGTTCAAATCAAGCCCTTGATGGGATTCTTGGTTTTGGCCAGTCAAATACATCAATGCTATCACAGCTAGCTTCTGCTGGTAAAGTGAAGAAGGTATTTGCTCATTGCTTGGATACCATAAAAGGCGGTGGAATTTTTGCTATTGGAACTGTGGTGCAGCCAAAAGTAAAAACGACACCATTGATACCCAACAT GCCGCACTACAATGTGAACCTCAAGTCAATTGATGTTGGTGGTACTACACTACAGCTCCCAGCTCATGTTTTTGAAACAGGTGAAAAAAAAGGTACCATCATCGACAGTGGTACAACCTTGACATACCTTCCTGAACTGGTTTTCAAGTCAATAATGCTTGCG GTATTTAACAAGCATCAAGATATAACCTTCCATAATGTCCAAGATTTTCTGTGTTTCCAATATTCTGGAAG AATGACTTATACTGCATGGGATTCCAAAATGGTGGATTACAATCAAAGGATGGAAAGGACATGGTGCTTTTGGGAG ATCTTGTCCTTTCAAACAAGTTAG